A genomic region of Hydrotalea sp. contains the following coding sequences:
- a CDS encoding sarcosine oxidase subunit beta family protein, with protein sequence MKNYSIFSLVKESLKYHEGWQNALPNRPLKDKYDIIIIGGGGHGLATAYYLAKKHNLKNIAVIEKGWLGGGNTGRNTTIVRSNYTMDESAKIYELSVKLFEGLSNELNYNVMFSQRGLLHIAHNVHDMQEIGRRGHAIWLNGIDSEYLNPKQVSKMVPTLNMNGRYPVVGALLQRRGGTARHDAVAWGFARAASNLGVDIVQHAEVTKFLIKNGKAQGVEVRQGKELKKIMAGRIGVVTAGHSGVMANMAGFRLPIESFPLQALVSEPLKPIIDCVIMSNAVHVYVSQSDKGELVVGAGSDPYISYSQRGAFNSIEHIMSPLVELFPFVSRLKMLRQWAGIVDVTIDRSPIIAKTPVENLFFNCGWGTGGFKATPGSGYVFASSLAGKEMDPIAKPFSIERFYTGSLVDEGAAAAVAH encoded by the coding sequence CCCAATCGGCCGCTCAAGGATAAATACGATATCATCATCATCGGCGGCGGCGGCCATGGCTTGGCGACCGCCTATTACCTTGCCAAAAAACATAACTTGAAAAATATTGCGGTGATTGAAAAAGGTTGGCTGGGCGGTGGCAACACCGGCCGCAACACCACCATCGTGCGGTCGAATTACACAATGGATGAATCGGCAAAAATTTATGAATTGTCGGTCAAATTGTTCGAGGGCTTGAGCAACGAATTAAATTACAACGTGATGTTCTCGCAACGTGGCTTGCTCCACATTGCGCATAATGTGCATGACATGCAAGAAATCGGTCGCCGTGGCCATGCCATTTGGCTGAACGGCATCGACAGCGAATACCTAAACCCGAAGCAGGTCAGCAAGATGGTGCCGACCCTTAACATGAATGGCCGTTACCCGGTGGTCGGGGCATTGTTGCAACGGCGCGGCGGCACGGCGCGGCACGACGCGGTGGCCTGGGGCTTTGCGCGGGCGGCGTCGAACCTTGGGGTTGATATTGTGCAACATGCCGAGGTTACAAAATTCCTGATTAAAAATGGCAAGGCGCAGGGCGTCGAGGTGCGGCAAGGCAAGGAGCTCAAAAAAATCATGGCGGGGCGCATCGGCGTGGTGACCGCCGGCCATTCGGGGGTTATGGCCAACATGGCGGGCTTCCGCCTGCCGATTGAATCATTCCCGCTTCAGGCGTTGGTTTCCGAACCGCTGAAGCCAATTATCGATTGCGTTATCATGTCGAACGCGGTGCATGTTTACGTCAGCCAATCGGATAAGGGCGAATTGGTGGTCGGGGCGGGGTCTGACCCCTACATCAGTTATTCGCAACGCGGTGCGTTTAATTCCATCGAACATATCATGTCGCCGTTGGTCGAATTGTTCCCATTCGTGTCGCGGCTAAAAATGTTGCGCCAATGGGCCGGGATTGTCGATGTCACCATCGACCGTAGCCCAATTATCGCCAAAACACCGGTCGAGAATTTGTTTTTCAATTGCGGTTGGGGCACCGGCGGGTTCAAGGCCACGCCGGGTTCGGGCTATGTTTTTGCCAGCTCGCTGGCCGGTAAGGAAATGGACCCAATCGCCAAACCATTTTCCATCGAACGTTTTTACACCGGCAGTTTGGTGGATGAAGGTGCCGCCGCCGCCGTGGCGCATTAA
- a CDS encoding sarcosine oxidase subunit delta, whose translation MFEIECPYCGLREMTEFTCHGEAHIARPKNSLKLSDEEWGDYVFFRSNPKGLHRERWMHQHGCRKWFNVLRHTVSDEILAVYKITDKLPTAKQKS comes from the coding sequence ATGTTTGAAATCGAATGCCCATACTGCGGGTTACGCGAAATGACCGAATTTACGTGCCATGGCGAGGCGCATATCGCGCGGCCAAAAAATTCGTTAAAATTAAGCGACGAAGAATGGGGCGATTATGTTTTTTTTCGCAGTAACCCCAAGGGGTTGCACCGCGAACGTTGGATGCACCAACATGGTTGCCGAAAATGGTTCAATGTGTTGCGCCACACGGTGAGTGATGAAATCCTCGCGGTTTATAAAATCACCGACAAATTACCAACCGCCAAACAAAAAAGTTAA
- a CDS encoding 2Fe-2S iron-sulfur cluster-binding protein: MKQNIYRLPKSEEFGWGIQKDQPLGFDFDGKRLTGFYGDSVASALLGQGISLVGRSFKYHRPRGILSAGVEEPNALVTVSSGGGGEEVNARATMSELVMGQHVRSQNRYPSLKFDLLAVNSGILAKIFPAGFYYKTFKFPRRFWESFYEPFIRRAAGLGKVKNVADIDSYATRHIHVDYLVVGGGMAGLLTALNLAMATEKTGEKILLADEDWHFGGYLHQSGDTIDGKGAMKWVAEVVKKLSSYKHVTLLPRTTITALYDHQFLTALEKVTDHLPHRHIRHLPRQRFWKIRAKQVILATGSLERPLCFPDNDRPGVMMAGAVAEYLKRYAVLPGRHVAFITNNDSVYEAAKMVLSAGRMASVIDVRPKLTHQGAEPPRAALMAKVKAMGGRVLEGATIENIISEAGGMRRIKKIIVNSLVAVDSDENTDKPSKKNASKKMQSALGNGMGLMIDKEMSPLTLECDVVAMSGGFVPTVHLYSQGRGQLRYDEKLCAFLPDKIPQACEVVGGVNGTTTLSELAGDLKNLFKKLGVKQMVEFPAAGEKPRDLHPAPIFILPGKKPIGHGKAKHFADFQNDVTVADWQLAVREGYDSVELLKRYTTTGMATDQGKTSNLNALHFLAHHLGLRVPEVGITTFRPPYSTQTFGALAGHNVGTLFQQSRQTAMHPEHLKAQVVFENVGDWLRPWYFLRAGENMHQAVMREVKATRDSLGVLDASTLGKIDIQGPDALKLLNLVYTNGWDNLKIGQCRYGLMLNENGMVFDDGVTTRLGENHYHMTTTTGGAGRVMNWLEEWLQTEYPTWKVYCTSVTEQWAVASIAGPNARLLLQEISDSNVDNEAFPHMTMKKINILGIPARVFRISFTGELSFEINVPARYGRALWQGLMAHGKKYNITPYGTEAMHVLRAEKGYIIVGQDTDGMVTPDDLGLGGMISKKKPDFLGKRSLYRPDTARPDRRHLVGLLPRDGKVVLREGAQVVKNLKRKPPMDMVGYVTSAYDSPNAGRSIAMGLIKNGRNLIGQELWVPVMGKKAIRVTVTEPIFWDKENRRMT, from the coding sequence ATGAAACAAAATATTTATCGTTTGCCAAAAAGCGAAGAATTTGGCTGGGGCATACAAAAGGACCAACCGCTGGGCTTTGATTTTGACGGCAAACGCCTGACCGGTTTTTATGGCGACAGCGTTGCCTCAGCATTGCTGGGCCAGGGTATAAGCTTGGTCGGGCGTAGTTTTAAATATCACCGGCCACGCGGTATTTTATCGGCGGGGGTGGAGGAGCCAAACGCTCTGGTCACCGTCAGCAGTGGCGGCGGCGGCGAGGAAGTCAATGCCCGTGCCACCATGTCGGAATTGGTGATGGGGCAACATGTGCGGTCGCAAAACCGCTACCCCAGTTTGAAATTTGATTTGCTGGCGGTGAATTCTGGCATTTTGGCCAAAATTTTTCCCGCTGGTTTTTATTACAAAACATTTAAATTTCCACGTCGCTTTTGGGAAAGCTTTTACGAGCCATTCATTCGCCGCGCCGCCGGTTTGGGCAAGGTAAAAAACGTCGCCGATATCGACAGCTACGCGACGCGCCATATTCATGTTGATTATTTGGTGGTGGGCGGCGGTATGGCCGGTTTGCTGACCGCGCTTAATTTGGCGATGGCGACCGAAAAAACCGGCGAGAAAATTTTGCTGGCCGATGAGGATTGGCATTTTGGCGGTTACCTGCATCAATCGGGCGATACCATCGATGGCAAGGGGGCGATGAAATGGGTGGCCGAGGTGGTGAAAAAACTATCCAGCTACAAACATGTGACGCTCCTGCCGCGCACCACCATCACCGCGCTTTATGACCATCAGTTTTTAACCGCGCTGGAAAAGGTAACCGACCATTTGCCGCATCGCCATATTCGCCATTTGCCGCGCCAACGATTTTGGAAAATCCGCGCCAAGCAAGTTATTTTGGCAACCGGCAGTTTGGAACGGCCGTTGTGCTTCCCCGACAACGACCGGCCGGGGGTTATGATGGCCGGCGCGGTGGCCGAATACCTAAAACGTTACGCGGTATTGCCCGGGCGGCATGTCGCCTTTATCACCAACAATGATTCGGTTTACGAGGCGGCCAAAATGGTGCTATCCGCCGGTCGCATGGCGTCGGTGATTGATGTGCGACCGAAGCTGACCCATCAGGGTGCCGAGCCACCGCGCGCCGCATTGATGGCGAAGGTCAAGGCGATGGGTGGCCGGGTGTTGGAGGGGGCGACGATTGAAAATATCATCAGCGAGGCCGGCGGCATGAGGCGTATCAAAAAAATTATCGTCAATAGTTTGGTAGCGGTCGATAGCGATGAGAACACCGACAAGCCGAGCAAAAAAAACGCGAGCAAAAAAATGCAAAGCGCGCTTGGTAACGGCATGGGGTTGATGATTGATAAGGAAATGTCGCCCCTGACATTAGAATGCGATGTGGTGGCGATGAGCGGCGGGTTTGTGCCGACGGTGCATCTTTATTCCCAAGGGCGCGGCCAATTGCGATATGATGAAAAACTTTGCGCCTTCCTGCCGGATAAAATCCCTCAGGCCTGCGAGGTGGTTGGCGGGGTTAATGGCACGACTACTTTAAGCGAATTGGCGGGGGATTTAAAAAACCTTTTCAAAAAATTGGGCGTCAAACAGATGGTGGAATTTCCGGCGGCTGGCGAAAAACCACGCGACCTGCACCCCGCGCCGATATTTATTTTGCCCGGCAAAAAACCAATTGGCCATGGCAAGGCCAAGCATTTTGCCGATTTCCAAAATGACGTCACGGTGGCCGATTGGCAATTGGCGGTGCGCGAGGGATATGATTCGGTCGAATTGCTGAAACGTTACACCACCACCGGCATGGCAACCGACCAGGGGAAAACCTCTAACCTCAATGCTTTGCATTTTTTGGCGCATCACTTGGGGCTCCGCGTGCCCGAGGTTGGCATCACGACATTCCGCCCGCCCTACAGCACGCAAACCTTTGGCGCGCTGGCCGGGCATAATGTTGGCACGTTGTTCCAACAATCGCGCCAAACCGCCATGCACCCCGAGCATTTAAAGGCGCAGGTCGTGTTTGAAAATGTCGGCGATTGGTTGCGGCCGTGGTATTTTTTACGCGCCGGCGAAAACATGCACCAGGCGGTTATGCGCGAGGTCAAGGCGACCCGCGATTCGTTGGGCGTGCTCGACGCCTCGACCCTGGGCAAAATCGATATTCAGGGGCCGGATGCTTTAAAATTATTGAATCTGGTTTACACCAATGGCTGGGATAATTTAAAAATCGGCCAATGCCGTTACGGCCTGATGCTGAACGAAAACGGCATGGTGTTCGACGACGGGGTGACAACCCGTTTGGGTGAAAACCATTACCACATGACCACCACCACCGGCGGGGCGGGGCGGGTGATGAATTGGTTGGAGGAATGGTTGCAAACCGAATACCCGACATGGAAAGTCTATTGCACATCGGTTACCGAGCAATGGGCGGTGGCGTCTATCGCTGGGCCAAACGCCCGGCTGTTGTTGCAAGAAATCAGCGATAGCAATGTCGATAACGAGGCCTTCCCCCACATGACGATGAAAAAAATAAATATCCTGGGGATTCCGGCGCGGGTCTTCCGCATCAGTTTTACCGGCGAGCTAAGTTTTGAAATTAACGTGCCGGCGCGTTACGGCCGCGCCCTGTGGCAGGGGTTGATGGCACACGGGAAAAAATACAACATCACCCCCTATGGCACGGAGGCGATGCACGTCCTCCGCGCGGAGAAAGGCTATATCATTGTTGGCCAAGATACCGACGGCATGGTAACGCCCGACGATTTGGGCCTGGGCGGCATGATATCAAAAAAGAAACCGGATTTTTTGGGCAAACGCTCGCTCTATCGCCCCGACACGGCGCGCCCCGACCGCCGCCACTTGGTTGGGTTGTTGCCGCGCGATGGTAAGGTCGTGCTGAGGGAAGGGGCGCAGGTGGTGAAAAACCTGAAACGCAAGCCGCCGATGGACATGGTGGGTTATGTTACCTCGGCCTACGACAGCCCGAACGCCGGTCGGTCGATTGCCATGGGGTTGATTAAAAATGGCCGCAACCTTATCGGTCAAGAATTATGGGTGCCGGTGATGGGCAAGAAGGCAATTCGCGTTACCGTGACCGAACCAATTTTTTGGGATAAAGAAAACCGGAGGATGACATGA
- a CDS encoding sarcosine oxidase subunit gamma family protein: MMSEQDNDNRYQADVSQKIFAGAKKVRRTNTPADVKLHLVGGFGQKWHPERNSLLDHADEYKSANILLSVVPPRDKIILRGEKSALAAAVKKIVGLAMPQPLHYSAGKNYRLSWVSPDEWLLYLPLGAAAEIIEKLGKELKGKHHGLVDVSDYYLDILLKGSARFLLLNKGSPFDTDERVFTAGQVVSTHYANASIVLTQFDDECEIQVRSSFAPYLWDYLIVGAKEFG; encoded by the coding sequence ATGATGAGCGAACAAGATAACGATAACCGATATCAAGCCGACGTATCGCAAAAGATATTTGCCGGCGCGAAGAAGGTGCGGCGCACCAACACCCCGGCTGATGTGAAACTTCACCTGGTTGGTGGCTTTGGCCAGAAATGGCACCCCGAACGCAACAGCTTGCTTGACCATGCCGACGAATACAAATCGGCCAATATATTGCTATCGGTGGTGCCACCGCGCGATAAGATAATTTTGCGCGGCGAAAAATCGGCCTTGGCGGCGGCGGTAAAAAAAATTGTCGGCCTGGCCATGCCGCAACCATTGCATTACAGCGCGGGAAAAAATTATCGCCTATCGTGGGTGTCGCCCGACGAATGGTTGCTTTATTTGCCATTGGGGGCGGCGGCGGAAATCATTGAAAAACTTGGTAAAGAATTAAAGGGCAAACACCATGGATTGGTTGATGTGTCCGATTATTACCTTGATATTTTGTTGAAGGGGTCGGCGCGTTTTCTTTTGCTTAACAAGGGGTCGCCGTTTGACACCGACGAGCGGGTTTTCACCGCCGGCCAAGTTGTCAGCACGCATTACGCCAATGCGTCGATTGTTTTAACGCAATTTGACGACGAATGCGAAATCCAGGTCAGGAGCAGTTTTGCCCCCTATCTGTGGGATTATTTAATCGTCGGCGCGAAAGAATTTGGCTAA
- a CDS encoding metal ABC transporter permease: MALLFDFFHYDFVWRALIAGVLVAACCAALGMFLVLRNLSLISDGLSHIGFGTIAIGLFFGIYPLYVSLPLVIAASLLILRLTKRGTGDAAIGMVSAIGVAVGVIVASLNHGVNVDMMSYLFGNILTISPLEMWLAVALSLVVMTMIYIFYWDFFATTFDNNYAEAMGVRTLFINRLLMILTAVVVVLSIRVVGAVLVSALIIFPAMTALRLSQQFKIAMGLALMVSLLSVVVGMFASFIFNLPTGATIVVINGVFFLGAVLLGLARKK, encoded by the coding sequence ATGGCACTATTGTTCGATTTTTTTCATTATGATTTTGTGTGGCGCGCGCTGATTGCCGGTGTGTTGGTTGCGGCCTGTTGCGCCGCGCTCGGCATGTTTTTGGTTCTACGCAATTTGTCGTTGATAAGCGACGGCCTGTCACACATCGGGTTTGGCACTATCGCGATTGGTTTATTTTTTGGCATTTACCCATTGTATGTTTCCTTGCCGCTGGTGATTGCGGCGTCGCTCCTTATTCTACGCCTCACCAAGCGCGGCACGGGCGATGCCGCCATTGGCATGGTATCGGCCATCGGTGTGGCGGTTGGCGTGATTGTTGCCTCGCTCAACCACGGGGTTAATGTCGACATGATGTCTTATCTGTTTGGCAATATCTTAACCATCAGCCCATTGGAAATGTGGTTGGCGGTCGCCCTGTCGCTGGTGGTGATGACGATGATTTATATTTTTTATTGGGATTTTTTCGCCACCACCTTTGACAATAATTACGCCGAGGCAATGGGGGTGAGGACGCTGTTTATCAACCGCCTGCTGATGATATTAACCGCGGTGGTGGTGGTGTTATCGATTCGCGTCGTCGGGGCGGTGTTGGTGTCGGCGTTGATTATTTTTCCCGCCATGACGGCGTTGCGGCTTTCACAACAATTTAAAATCGCGATGGGGTTGGCGTTGATGGTCTCGCTATTGTCGGTGGTGGTTGGCATGTTTGCCTCCTTTATATTCAACCTGCCGACTGGCGCAACCATTGTTGTCATCAATGGCGTGTTTTTCCTTGGCGCGGTTTTGTTGGGCCTCGCCCGCAAAAAATAA
- a CDS encoding metal ABC transporter ATP-binding protein, with protein MPPRITMDKMGKKKLSNSKTTKPLVRVDNLSVAYGGQVALRQVSLTIEHGDFISLIGPNGAGKTTLIQSMVQALQAHNGGDKKIIFDKNKPIILGYLPQQQKRVSDFPATCGEVVLLGLLAGRGTPKFITRHDHEKVDTSLRTLGISHLKNNIFSLLSGGQKQLVLLARALVAGGNFLIFDEPTTALDPNARQHFLTLLGHLNKLHHTTIIFITHDLVDTQPYTNKILYLDRDVKFFGTPTEFTRVASRLTPQPHDSITCHDHA; from the coding sequence ATGCCGCCGCGCATAACCATGGATAAAATGGGCAAAAAAAAATTATCCAACAGCAAAACCACCAAGCCATTGGTGCGGGTCGATAACCTGTCGGTTGCCTATGGCGGCCAGGTCGCCCTGCGCCAGGTGTCGCTGACGATTGAACACGGCGATTTCATCAGCTTGATTGGGCCGAACGGCGCGGGGAAGACTACCTTGATTCAAAGCATGGTTCAGGCGTTGCAAGCCCATAACGGCGGTGATAAAAAAATTATATTTGATAAAAACAAACCAATCATCTTGGGTTACCTGCCACAACAGCAAAAACGGGTTAGCGATTTTCCGGCAACCTGTGGGGAGGTTGTTCTCCTCGGCCTGCTCGCCGGGCGCGGCACGCCAAAATTTATCACGCGCCACGACCATGAAAAAGTTGATACCAGCCTGCGCACCCTGGGCATCAGCCACCTCAAAAACAATATTTTTTCATTGCTGTCGGGCGGGCAAAAACAATTGGTCTTGCTGGCGCGCGCCCTGGTGGCTGGTGGTAATTTTTTGATTTTCGATGAACCGACCACCGCCCTTGACCCAAACGCGCGACAACATTTTTTGACCTTGCTCGGGCATCTTAATAAATTGCACCACACCACGATAATTTTTATCACCCACGATTTGGTCGACACCCAACCCTACACCAACAAAATTTTATACCTAGACCGCGATGTAAAATTTTTTGGCACGCCAACCGAATTCACCCGCGTCGCCAGTCGCCTTACCCCGCAACCGCATGATTCCATCACCTGCCACGACCACGCTTAA
- a CDS encoding zinc ABC transporter substrate-binding protein, which yields MKKIFFLIILLAQFISPAVAQTSDKKLQVVASLYPVYDFTKEIGGDKIAVRLLLPPGVEAHHFDPTPTDVLSINRADVFTYVSDTMEPWAKKILASLNNGKLTQLTIVNSGRDVASVGNDPHLWLDLSRAQQMVTAIADGLATADPSNKKFYRDRAKNYNRQLALLDNDYKKTIATCQQRDIIYGGHNTFGYLARRYGLTTSAVTGFSDDAEPTAKGLKNIIDNVKKNNIHYIFYEELSDPKIAVSLARETGAKLLLLNGAHEVSKDDMVAGVSFLTIMKNNLNNLALGLSCRRA from the coding sequence GTGAAAAAGATATTTTTTTTAATCATTCTGCTGGCGCAATTCATCTCGCCAGCTGTGGCACAAACCAGCGACAAAAAATTACAGGTCGTGGCCAGTCTTTATCCGGTTTATGATTTCACCAAGGAAATCGGCGGGGATAAGATTGCGGTGCGGTTGCTGTTACCCCCGGGGGTCGAGGCGCACCATTTCGACCCGACGCCAACCGACGTGCTAAGCATCAACCGCGCCGATGTTTTTACCTATGTCAGCGATACGATGGAACCCTGGGCCAAAAAAATTCTTGCCAGTTTAAACAATGGAAAATTAACCCAATTAACTATTGTCAACAGCGGCCGCGACGTAGCATCTGTCGGCAACGACCCGCATCTGTGGCTTGATTTATCGCGCGCACAGCAAATGGTAACCGCCATCGCCGATGGCCTGGCCACCGCCGACCCCAGCAATAAAAAATTTTACCGCGACCGCGCAAAAAATTATAACCGACAATTGGCGTTGCTGGATAATGATTATAAAAAAACCATCGCCACCTGCCAACAACGCGACATTATTTATGGCGGGCATAATACCTTTGGTTATTTGGCGCGGCGTTACGGCCTGACGACCAGCGCGGTTACGGGGTTTAGTGATGATGCCGAGCCAACCGCCAAGGGGCTCAAAAATATCATCGATAATGTGAAAAAAAATAATATCCATTATATTTTTTACGAGGAATTATCCGACCCAAAAATTGCGGTCAGTTTAGCGCGCGAAACCGGCGCGAAACTGCTCCTGCTTAATGGCGCGCATGAGGTCAGCAAAGACGACATGGTGGCTGGCGTTTCGTTCCTCACCATCATGAAGAACAACCTTAATAACCTAGCGCTTGGTTTATCATGCCGCCGCGCATAA